TTCATCCAGATATTTAGGTTTCAAAGAAGTAGCGATAAATTTCTACGAGGGCGGCAAAATTGCTGCTGAATACTCTTATTATAATGCGGCAGGACTTTTAATTGTTCATTCTGCAATAGCGTATTCAGATGCAATAAGTATAAAGCAGCGTGGTGTTAAAATTCAGGGAGAAAATCATTACGAAATAATTTCACTTCTTGATGATTTAATTGCTCACACTGAAGAAAAGAAAAATGCCCTAAAACATTTGAAGAGTATAATAGATCATAAAAATAAGGTATCTTATTCAGGCGATGTTTATCATAAAAAAGATATTGATTCGCTTTGGAAACACTTTGAGAGATTTAAGGTTTGGTGCGATAAGATTTTAAAATGACCTCCCCCTCAAGTAAATCTGCGTAATTCAGCGTAACTTGCCCGCCTCAGGAGGGCTTGCCCGCCTTCGGAGGGTTCAGCGAGAAACCAATATGGAAAAACTAGAGAACAAAATATCCTACGACATACGTGGTGCAATATTCAAGGTATACCAGAACCTTGGCCCCGGTTTACTTGAATCAGTCTACGAATATGCTTTGGCTTACGAACTGAATAAGTCCGGCAGAAAAGTAAAAACCCAAGTAGGCTTACCCGTAAAGTACGAAGACTGAGGGCAGAAGTCAGAAATCGGAAGTCAAAGGTCGGCGAATAAAAAAGGAGCTGTAAATGCAAATAAATTCGGCTAGAGATTTAACCGTATATAAAAAAGCTTATTCATTATCAATGAAAATATTCAATATTAGTAAATTATTTCCGAAAGAAGAAAAGTTTGCATTGACCAGTCAAATAAGAAGATCATCTAGATCGGTTTGTTTAAATTTAAGAGAAGCATGGGCAAAAAGACGGTATGAAGCACATTTCATCAGTAAGTTAACAGACTGTGATGGTGAAAATAGTGAAACAGAAACTTCATTAGACTTTGCTCGAGATTGTCAATATGTTTCAACTGAACAACATAAGATTCTTACTTCAGAAG
This window of the Sphingobacteriaceae bacterium genome carries:
- a CDS encoding GxxExxY protein; the encoded protein is MEKLENKISYDIRGAIFKVYQNLGPGLLESVYEYALAYELNKSGRKVKTQVGLPVKYED
- a CDS encoding four helix bundle protein, with protein sequence MQINSARDLTVYKKAYSLSMKIFNISKLFPKEEKFALTSQIRRSSRSVCLNLREAWAKRRYEAHFISKLTDCDGENSETETSLDFARDCQYVSTEQHKILTSEVIEIGKMLGSMINNPKSFIKK